In Trichocoleus sp. FACHB-46, a single window of DNA contains:
- a CDS encoding response regulator produces MTITELHNSTTVKERILIVEDNELHRLITHDCLEAEGYTVLSLPDGLNFFSALAEFQPGLLLLDLKLPCIDGLTLLQQLKSSAWSAVPVIVASAYAFQSEKQKAIDLGACAYLTKPIALENLVKTIEVELKTAYSII; encoded by the coding sequence ATGACAATCACTGAACTTCACAATTCAACCACTGTTAAAGAGCGAATCTTGATTGTTGAAGACAATGAGCTGCATCGCTTAATTACTCACGACTGTTTAGAAGCTGAAGGTTACACGGTTCTGAGCCTACCGGATGGCCTCAACTTCTTTTCAGCCTTGGCTGAGTTCCAACCTGGGCTACTGCTCCTCGACCTGAAGCTACCTTGCATTGATGGATTGACTTTGCTTCAGCAATTAAAATCGTCTGCCTGGTCTGCTGTTCCCGTCATCGTTGCCTCTGCCTACGCCTTCCAGAGCGAGAAGCAAAAAGCGATCGATTTGGGAGCATGTGCGTATCTCACAAAACCGATCGCTCTAGAGAATTTGGTGAAAACAATTGAAGTTGAACTGAAGACCGCTTACTCAATCATTTAA
- a CDS encoding SpoIID/LytB domain-containing protein has protein sequence MPRPVSQPLQPIASSKAKNPKVQRNPLRLPWFELSGMAIAASCLAGLGVQAGVSAAPPEPELQLGVVQRFGTKPTDELTLQAPAGDRLTLTFTTGPIRQTLSTTKVKMDVVMQPLPEPQVNERVVLSTHRSFESAEDSAAKWQAQGIEVEVAQPERWQVWAKRDVYSSPLLRRLLLQSLQDQGNATAYIDSQVLSQVPKASFIVDGYRYTRDQFQVSSSSSLVQVTPGSKEKNKSPEQIAKEQQTSRLYAGTIRLQPNSYGTYTLVNQVPIETYLRGVVPHEIGAGAPQPAVEAQAILARTYALRNLRRFAIDGYELCADTQCQVYWGLTGTVPEADRAIAATRGLVLTYQNELVDALYSSTTGGVTAPFSDVWNGAPRPYLQAVIDSAANIWDLSQRSLANEQNFRAFITQRKGFNEEGWDMFRWREEGSLPRLTTDLKQYLQSNKHPLADFTAIQQLQVTERSPAGRVLKMVAQTDRGAIELEKDDILNAFYPPNSTLFYLDPIYGANKVLKGYAFVGGGLGHGVGLSQTGSYRLGKLGWTNQKILSFYYPGTQIQPISQALTFWRTPSPQTAPRS, from the coding sequence ATGCCGCGACCTGTGAGCCAACCGCTTCAACCCATTGCTTCCTCTAAAGCTAAAAACCCCAAGGTTCAGAGAAACCCACTGCGTCTCCCTTGGTTTGAGTTATCTGGTATGGCGATCGCTGCTTCCTGCTTAGCAGGCTTAGGAGTCCAGGCAGGAGTCTCTGCTGCGCCCCCAGAACCAGAGCTACAACTTGGCGTTGTGCAACGATTTGGCACCAAACCCACCGATGAACTAACTTTGCAAGCCCCAGCGGGCGATCGCCTGACCCTAACTTTTACGACAGGCCCCATCCGCCAAACCTTAAGCACTACCAAGGTAAAGATGGATGTGGTGATGCAGCCACTACCAGAACCACAAGTCAATGAACGAGTGGTCCTGAGTACTCACCGCAGCTTCGAGAGTGCTGAAGACAGCGCTGCCAAGTGGCAGGCTCAAGGGATTGAAGTTGAAGTCGCCCAGCCGGAACGCTGGCAAGTTTGGGCTAAGCGGGATGTGTACAGTTCCCCGCTCCTGCGGCGTTTACTACTGCAAAGCTTGCAAGACCAAGGTAATGCGACTGCGTATATTGATTCACAAGTTCTTTCCCAAGTCCCGAAAGCCTCGTTTATCGTAGATGGCTACCGCTACACCCGGGATCAGTTCCAAGTCAGTAGTAGTAGCAGTTTGGTTCAGGTCACGCCGGGCAGTAAAGAGAAAAACAAAAGTCCCGAACAAATAGCCAAAGAGCAGCAAACCAGTCGGCTTTATGCTGGAACAATACGCCTGCAACCCAACTCTTACGGCACCTATACTCTCGTTAATCAAGTACCTATCGAAACGTACTTGCGAGGCGTTGTGCCGCACGAAATTGGGGCTGGAGCCCCCCAGCCTGCGGTCGAAGCCCAAGCAATTTTGGCTCGTACTTACGCCCTACGCAACTTACGCCGCTTCGCGATCGATGGTTACGAGCTTTGTGCCGATACCCAATGCCAAGTGTATTGGGGATTAACTGGAACCGTGCCTGAAGCCGATCGCGCGATCGCAGCGACTCGGGGCTTGGTCTTGACTTACCAAAACGAACTCGTGGACGCTTTATACTCCTCGACCACAGGTGGAGTAACCGCGCCCTTTAGTGATGTCTGGAATGGAGCCCCTCGGCCTTACTTGCAAGCCGTGATCGATTCAGCCGCTAACATTTGGGATTTATCGCAGCGCAGCTTAGCCAATGAGCAAAACTTCCGGGCCTTTATTACTCAGCGTAAAGGCTTCAATGAAGAGGGGTGGGATATGTTCCGCTGGCGCGAAGAGGGCAGTTTACCTCGACTGACCACAGATCTGAAGCAATATTTGCAGAGCAATAAACATCCCTTAGCTGATTTCACAGCTATTCAACAACTCCAGGTCACCGAGCGATCGCCTGCGGGACGAGTGTTGAAGATGGTGGCACAAACGGATCGAGGCGCGATCGAGTTAGAAAAAGATGACATTCTCAACGCTTTCTACCCACCCAACAGCACCCTCTTTTACTTAGACCCCATTTACGGAGCCAACAAAGTTCTCAAAGGTTACGCCTTTGTGGGAGGAGGGCTGGGACACGGCGTAGGGTTAAGCCAAACTGGCTCCTACCGTCTAGGTAAGTTGGGCTGGACCAATCAGAAAATTTTGAGTTTCTACTATCCAGGCACTCAGATTCAACCGATTAGTCAAGCGCTGACCTTTTGGCGCACTCCGTCTCCCCAAACGGCTCCTAGAAGCTAA
- a CDS encoding DNA-directed RNA polymerase subunit omega: MHKRSVFDTTQIMRRAEDLIGAASNRYRITVQVANRAKRRRFEDFDSIDDPKMKPVLRAIMEMSDELTQPEIIGE; the protein is encoded by the coding sequence ATGCACAAGCGTTCTGTATTCGATACCACCCAAATCATGCGACGGGCTGAAGATTTGATTGGGGCCGCTTCTAATCGTTATCGGATCACTGTGCAAGTTGCCAATCGGGCGAAGCGTCGTCGGTTTGAAGATTTTGACAGCATTGATGACCCCAAGATGAAACCCGTGTTACGGGCGATCATGGAAATGTCGGATGAGCTAACTCAACCAGAAATTATTGGCGAGTGA
- a CDS encoding DUF1818 family protein: protein MERLVKSGPGWRLGWDPNAKEFQGLVGGTDWAIELTEAELNDLCRLTEQLAGTMQHMATELMDEEKISCEAESDLLWLEAEGYPHTYSLRFILQTGRRGEGSWPDSAVPALLQAIRVLKVF from the coding sequence ATGGAACGATTAGTCAAAAGTGGACCCGGTTGGCGACTGGGCTGGGACCCTAATGCCAAAGAATTTCAAGGGCTAGTCGGTGGGACAGACTGGGCCATTGAGTTAACCGAAGCGGAATTAAACGATCTCTGCCGCCTGACGGAGCAGCTTGCTGGCACCATGCAGCACATGGCTACAGAATTAATGGATGAAGAAAAGATTAGCTGTGAAGCGGAAAGCGATCTCTTGTGGCTAGAAGCCGAAGGTTATCCCCATACCTACAGCTTGCGTTTCATTTTACAAACTGGACGCCGGGGAGAAGGCAGTTGGCCTGATTCGGCAGTGCCCGCTCTGCTACAAGCTATTCGAGTCCTGAAAGTTTTCTGA
- a CDS encoding pentapeptide repeat-containing protein, with translation MVIILMPWALWKVPQWQVEPLQQQIDALRSPTSKASMPRSKPVDPEKIAALEKSRIDAENATRSWLIQGVVGIFAAATAFIAWLNYQATQEKQVAERFSKSIEQLGSDNIHVRLGGIYALEQIAKDAEEKYYWQVMETLTAYVREKSPYPPKTEKKPTSFIQVALQKVEGDNFASQPNIPPLPLDIQAVMTLLARRKHTYGHKLEPHRLNLRAVDLRRLHLPPTAQLSSADLSGSSLQQAELAGINFQQAELSDANLQQVELTGANLQEAKFCSANLQWAKLCEANLRQAKLQGADLQGVTLLRSNLYQACLVQACLISAHLTGANLKQAELEGANLQDARLWFANLAEINLIQANLQNADLIGTNLQEADLREANLQSAFLMGANLRGVSFVEANLEQVRFAWPGLQRGIGVKGLIPDRYRFDRPAKRLAWSQLQQAKSYKGAVLPYYLLKQPQSTQAGKDKSPR, from the coding sequence GTGGTTATTATTCTTATGCCTTGGGCACTCTGGAAAGTTCCACAGTGGCAGGTAGAACCTCTACAACAACAGATTGATGCGCTGCGATCACCAACGTCAAAAGCTTCGATGCCTCGATCCAAACCTGTCGACCCTGAAAAAATTGCTGCTCTAGAAAAATCACGAATTGATGCTGAGAACGCTACCCGAAGTTGGTTGATCCAAGGAGTTGTTGGTATTTTCGCTGCTGCAACTGCTTTTATTGCCTGGCTCAACTATCAGGCTACGCAAGAAAAACAAGTAGCGGAGCGCTTCAGCAAATCCATTGAGCAACTGGGAAGTGATAATATCCACGTTCGGCTTGGCGGCATTTATGCGTTGGAGCAAATTGCCAAGGATGCGGAGGAAAAGTACTACTGGCAAGTAATGGAAACTCTTACTGCTTACGTACGAGAAAAGTCACCCTACCCACCTAAAACTGAAAAGAAGCCGACCTCGTTTATTCAAGTAGCGCTTCAAAAAGTTGAGGGTGATAACTTTGCAAGCCAACCAAATATTCCACCGCTGCCCCTTGACATTCAGGCTGTGATGACCTTACTTGCTCGACGGAAGCATACCTATGGGCACAAGCTTGAACCCCATCGCCTCAATTTGCGAGCAGTAGACTTGCGACGTTTACACCTTCCTCCTACCGCTCAACTGAGCTCAGCAGACCTTTCAGGCTCTAGTCTCCAACAGGCAGAACTTGCGGGAATCAACTTCCAGCAAGCAGAGCTTTCAGACGCTAATCTACAACAAGTGGAACTTACCGGAGCGAATCTGCAAGAAGCGAAGTTTTGCAGTGCTAACTTGCAATGGGCAAAGCTTTGTGAAGCCAATCTGAGACAGGCAAAGCTACAAGGGGCAGACCTACAAGGGGTAACTCTTTTGAGGTCAAACCTATACCAAGCATGCCTGGTGCAAGCGTGCCTTATCAGCGCGCATCTAACGGGGGCAAATCTGAAGCAGGCAGAGCTTGAAGGAGCTAACTTGCAAGACGCACGACTTTGGTTTGCGAACCTGGCGGAGATAAACCTAATACAGGCGAACTTACAAAACGCGGATCTCATAGGGACGAACTTACAAGAAGCTGACCTTAGAGAAGCGAATCTACAAAGTGCGTTCCTTATGGGAGCAAACTTACGAGGAGTATCCTTTGTAGAAGCGAACCTGGAACAGGTGCGATTTGCATGGCCAGGCTTGCAAAGGGGAATAGGGGTTAAAGGCTTGATACCTGATAGATACAGGTTTGATAGACCAGCTAAAAGATTAGCTTGGTCTCAACTTCAACAAGCTAAGTCTTATAAAGGAGCCGTTCTTCCGTACTATCTCCTCAAGCAACCTCAATCTACGCAGGCAGGAAAGGATAAATCCCCTAGATGA
- a CDS encoding Dps family protein, with amino-acid sequence MRKLNIGLTEEQRQGVIGLLNRDLSNAYLLLIKTKKYHWDVVGPQFRSLHQMWEEHYQALTENIDSLAERVRMLGGYPVGTAQGFLENASIEEHGGDVPTAEQMVSNLVGDHEQVIRNLRDHVDQCSESFHDEGTADFLTGLMEQHEEMAWMLRSFIEGQSIQPDGQTSAEPKLTVAAN; translated from the coding sequence ATGCGTAAGTTAAATATTGGTTTGACCGAAGAACAGCGTCAAGGCGTGATTGGATTGTTGAATCGTGATCTGTCTAACGCTTATTTGCTTCTGATCAAAACTAAGAAATACCACTGGGATGTAGTTGGTCCTCAATTCCGCTCTCTACACCAAATGTGGGAAGAGCACTACCAAGCTCTGACCGAAAACATTGATTCACTGGCTGAGCGCGTCCGGATGTTGGGCGGCTACCCGGTTGGAACTGCTCAAGGCTTCTTGGAAAACGCATCTATTGAAGAGCATGGGGGTGACGTTCCTACAGCTGAGCAAATGGTTTCTAACTTGGTCGGTGACCACGAGCAGGTAATTCGTAATCTGCGTGACCATGTAGACCAGTGCTCCGAAAGCTTCCATGATGAAGGAACTGCCGACTTCCTCACAGGTTTGATGGAACAACACGAAGAAATGGCTTGGATGTTGCGCTCCTTTATTGAAGGGCAGTCAATCCAGCCCGATGGTCAGACTAGTGCAGAACCCAAGCTGACTGTAGCTGCGAACTAA
- a CDS encoding Dps family protein, whose product MAINIGISEADRKEIVDGLSRLLADTYTLYLKTHNFHWNVTGPMFQTLHLMFETQYTELALAVDLIAERIRALGFPAPGTYSDFARISSIDETPGVPTADEMIRLLVEGQEAVVRTARSVFPATERVNDEPTADLLTQRMQIHEKTAWMLRSLLDQ is encoded by the coding sequence ATCGCCATCAATATCGGTATTAGTGAAGCCGATCGCAAGGAGATTGTGGACGGACTTTCCCGTCTGCTGGCAGATACTTACACGCTTTACCTCAAGACTCATAACTTCCACTGGAACGTGACGGGTCCTATGTTCCAGACGCTTCACCTCATGTTTGAGACTCAGTACACCGAATTAGCTTTGGCTGTGGATCTAATTGCTGAGCGAATTCGTGCCCTCGGATTTCCTGCTCCTGGCACCTACAGCGATTTTGCCCGAATTAGCTCGATCGACGAAACTCCGGGTGTCCCCACCGCCGACGAAATGATTCGTCTCTTGGTAGAGGGTCAGGAAGCTGTGGTTCGCACTGCTCGCTCTGTTTTTCCAGCTACGGAGCGGGTTAATGATGAACCAACGGCTGACCTGCTAACGCAGCGGATGCAAATTCATGAAAAAACAGCTTGGATGTTGAGAAGCCTACTCGATCAGTAA
- a CDS encoding helix-turn-helix transcriptional regulator, whose protein sequence is MIPANSPDYTHQLRSLMQPMGVSSFKALAQKADVSEWQVRQLRQGRATQMRAEALIKLSQALKISLPELISTFSQVALEPEVRPVLPTVSETGLEAELVAVKLEYERSQAQLAQQREALWQEFQQSVLQAIESWLLQWPTAAYAAQQNPQAPAVRLLPLLRPIETLLQQWGIEAIAEVGMELPYDPTQHQLMEGIAQPGDRVRVRYTGYRQEGKLLYRAKVSPVVADKP, encoded by the coding sequence ATGATCCCAGCGAACTCTCCAGACTACACCCATCAGTTGCGATCGCTTATGCAACCGATGGGTGTTTCCAGCTTTAAAGCCCTAGCTCAAAAAGCCGACGTGTCAGAGTGGCAGGTGCGGCAACTGCGGCAAGGACGAGCTACTCAGATGCGGGCCGAAGCCTTGATTAAGCTCAGCCAAGCTCTAAAAATCTCCTTGCCTGAGCTGATTAGCACTTTTTCGCAGGTTGCCCTAGAGCCAGAGGTACGCCCTGTTTTGCCGACAGTCAGTGAAACGGGTTTGGAGGCTGAACTGGTAGCCGTAAAGTTGGAATATGAGCGATCGCAAGCGCAATTGGCTCAACAACGAGAGGCGCTTTGGCAAGAGTTTCAACAATCTGTTTTGCAGGCGATCGAATCTTGGCTTCTGCAATGGCCGACAGCGGCTTATGCAGCTCAACAAAACCCTCAAGCACCAGCGGTCAGACTGCTACCATTACTGCGACCGATTGAAACTTTATTACAGCAGTGGGGAATCGAGGCGATCGCTGAAGTGGGAATGGAACTGCCCTACGACCCAACTCAGCATCAATTGATGGAAGGAATTGCTCAACCTGGCGATCGCGTCCGAGTCCGCTACACAGGTTATCGTCAAGAGGGGAAGCTGCTTTATCGCGCTAAGGTGAGTCCTGTGGTTGCAGATAAGCCCTAA
- a CDS encoding ParB N-terminal domain-containing protein, with amino-acid sequence MARIENIPIQKIRRPLFRQNDPAKVAALMTSIEAEGLREPIDVLEVEGEYYGFSGCHRFEACSRLGHEMIRCNVRRAPRSVLQMHLA; translated from the coding sequence ATGGCCAGAATTGAAAATATTCCCATCCAAAAAATTCGTCGTCCTTTGTTTCGACAAAACGACCCTGCTAAAGTTGCCGCTTTGATGACTTCTATTGAGGCAGAAGGCTTAAGAGAACCCATTGATGTTTTAGAAGTTGAGGGCGAGTACTATGGGTTCTCGGGTTGCCACCGTTTCGAGGCTTGTAGTCGCTTGGGTCATGAAATGATCCGCTGCAACGTTCGTCGTGCGCCTCGCTCAGTTTTGCAGATGCACCTGGCCTAA